One part of the Lytechinus pictus isolate F3 Inbred chromosome 3, Lp3.0, whole genome shotgun sequence genome encodes these proteins:
- the LOC129257570 gene encoding centrosomal protein of 70 kDa-like, whose translation MAKSLRREDGLQYKENREESEVFKNLAGLNRSILKGLVKLRGEPPISRTRELSLMLEEVMWHAQETRIILKEMQARAQMAPASFQDRASQTPRRWKKDMELSKKQLGKMQQFADDVCSAVEEGSKQGLPVIGESRHKHKTWCEQSYRHVVPTIQHWTEIIMKDKHTDARSERQKKKDLFEAEKIVSHFQRLFDVPTREGSYARMTEVYHRLEELNNILHTLKSLLGLPDGVPANRVVVALGHLCDLHSDTSTKLLSHLLQTDNLERLILCLDQYHKFFPVFEGIAKDLMEILGVDSLGKVVPAVRALKLLHPY comes from the exons ATGGCCAAGTCACTAAGAAGGGAAGATGGACTACAGTATAAAGAGAATAGAGAG GAATCtgaggtttttaaaaatcttGCTGGACTGAACAGATCGATACTCAAAGGTTTGGTTAAACTTAGAGGAGAGCCACCAATATCAAG AACCAGAGAACTATCATTGATGCTTGAAGAAGTCATGTGGCATGCTCAAGAAACAAGGATTATACTCAAAGAGATGCAAGCTAG AGCTCAGATGGCACCAGCGAGCTTTCAAGACAGAGCCTCACAGACTCCAAGGAGATGGAAAAAAGACATGGAACTGAGCAAAAAACAACTTGGAAAGATGCAGCAG TTTGCAGATGATGTTTGTTCGGCAGTGGAAGAGGGATCCAAACAAGGGTTGCCTGTGATTGGAGAATCGCGTCATAAACATAAAACCTGGTGTGAACAGTCCTATAGGCATGTGGTACCTACCATTCAGCATTGGACAGAGATCATCATGAAAGACAAACACACA GATGCTCGGAGTGAGAGGCAAAAGAAGAAAGACCTGTTTGAAGCTGAGAAAATTGTGTCACATTTTCAGCGGCTGTTTGATGTACCCACAAGAGAAGGAAGCTATGCACGAATGACAGAGGTCTATCACAGACTAGAGGAACTGAACAACATTCTTCATACCCTCAAGAGTCTCCTAGGACTAC CTGACGGCGTACCTGCTAATAGAGTGGTAGTGGCATTGGGTCATCTCTGTGACCTACATTCAGATACCTCTACAAAACTACTTAGCCACTTACTGCAGACAGACAACCTTGAAAG GCTGATCCTTTGCCTTGATCAATATCACAAATTCTTCCCTGTATTTGAGGGCATTGCTAAAGATCTTATGGAAATATTGG GTGTGGATTCATTAGGGAAAGTGGTGCCTGCCGTCAGAGCGCTGAAACTCTTACATCCGTATTGA
- the LOC129257569 gene encoding NXPE family member 3-like: MSSSQIIVNVILSKFSFIQTKGNHRRTGISSFKKCFITALVISVLFIITWVFSVSKRISLALSFGAKDSRGVKQHTTQYMLTPQHTFGSFGLDHLFDVFVHNDTLIKEYSNFNALNLTSSATSVFQPVRQGYQVGDTVEIRIDAYNGMGYPQTAGGDFWFVTVASIDGYFRSAARLVDHQNGSYSAYFLAPRPGRLNLQVILGYPSDTVRWLSEVYMKADGCFTWAARYNRYGFGDGQGRCVVKRGMNHLLNENICFFGANETGMGQSALICTKPNGFICDDIRSIMSYGQYAGIDRPVNQLIVGKKYLFNNTFYKTNLISPKSVYHIDIAEKSNTGMMTEVYDYKVERPRVPCRDGDSRNSSLLPEGYWLGPRWQSLVCANKRWDDVDEVKKCLTGHKIIILGDSIGCQWFRVLEKKLGDKNVPNSYYHCTEDMTHTVLYKRHVLSAALTATFNFVGLERMFEGEYMDMLNDTSVTYIILISMSAHYASWNMDSYRDRMRSIRDAIARMRTRLGDDRVMAVVKKSQPREQPSFQARVHSNDYVFRQMSGIMEEEFVGIDAKMIDTWDLVTSYQNQVFVHMPWPCINEEVDLFLSYLCPS, from the exons ATGTCTTCAAGTCAAATCATCGTAAATGTAATACTCTCCAAGTTCAGCTTCATACAGACTAAAGGCAATCACAGAAGGACGGGTATTTCATCATTCAAGAAATGTTTTATCACAGCATTGGTGATATCGGTGTTATTTATTATCACTTGG GTGTTTTCAGTTTCCAAAAGGATCAGCCTGGCTCTAAGCTTCGGTGCAAAGGACAGCAGGGGAGTTAAACAACACACGACACAATACATGCTTACACCTCAACACACTTTTGGATCATTTGGATTGGACCATCTTTTTGATGTCTTTGTTCATAACGACACTTTAATCAAGGAGTACTCAAACTTCAATGCTCTGAACCTGACTTCTTCAGCAACATCCGTGTTTCAGCCGGTCCGACAAGGGTACCAAGTTGGCGATACTGTTGAAATTCGGATAGACGCTTACAATGGGATGGGGTACCCTCAGACTGCTGGTGGTGACTTCTGGTTTGTTACAGTGGCATCGATCGACGGGTATTTCAGAAGTGCCGCCCGTCTGGTGGATCATCAGAATGGGAGCTATTCGGCTTATTTCTTGGCGCCGCGTCCTGGAAGACTTAACTTGCAAGTTATTCTAGGTTACCCATCCGACACTGTAAGGTGGTTGAGTGAGGTTTATATGAAAGCTGACGGTTGCTTCACTTGGGCTGCAAGATACAATCGTTATGGGTTTGGTGATGGTCAAGGGCGATGCGTTGTGAAACGAGGAATGAACCACCTGTTGAACGAAAACATTTGCTTTTTTGGCGCCAATGAGACCGGGATGGGCCAGAGCGCTCTCATATGCACCAAACCCAATGGATTCATTTGTGATGATATCAGATCTATAATGTCTTATGGACAGTATGCTGGAATAGATAGACCGGTTAATCAGCTCATTGTTGGAAAGAAATATCTATTCAACAA CACATTTTACAAGACCAACTTGATATCACCCAAGTCAGTGTATCACATAGACATCGCCGAAAAGAGTAATACAG gAATGATGACTGAAGTCTATGATTACAAGGTGGAACGTCCCAGAGTACCTTGCCGTGACGGCGACAGTAGGAACTCAAGTTTACTTCCGGAAGGATATTGGTTAGGTCCCAGATGGCAATCACTCGTCTGCGCCAACAAACGGTGGGATGATGTTGACGAAGTCAAGAAATGTCTTACTGGTCACAAAATCATCATTTTAGGCGATTCTATAGGATGTCAGTGGTTCCGAGTGCTAGAGAAGAAACTGGGCGACAAAAATGTGCCAAATTCGTATTATCATTGTACCGAGGATATGACGCACACGGTCCTTTACAAAAGACATGTACTCTCTGCGGCACTTACTGCAACTTTTAACTTTGTTGGTTTAGAGCGCATGTTCGAAGGGGAATACATGGATATGCTCAACGACACGAGTGTAACATACATAATTTTAATTAGCATGTCGGCGCACTACGCCTCGTGGAATATGGACAGCTATCGAGATAGAATGCGTTCTATTCGTGACGCCATCGCGCGTATGCGTACGAGGCTCGGCGACGATCGCGTAATGGCCGTCGTAAAAAAGTCTCAGCCCCGAGAACAGCCTTCGTTTCAAGCTCGTGTGCACAGTAATGACTATGTTTTCAGACAAATGAGTGGGATAATGGAGGAGGAGTTTGTCGGTATTGATGCAAAGATGATAGATACTTGGGATTTGGTTACATCTTATCAAAACCAAGTATTTGTTCATATGCCCTGGCCATGTATTAATGAAGAAGTTGATTTGTTTCTTTCGTATTTATGTCCttcgtga